One Solanum lycopersicum chromosome 4, SLM_r2.1 DNA window includes the following coding sequences:
- the LOC138337044 gene encoding probable F-box protein At1g65740 isoform X2, with product MAQELNYLYAAAGMETAASGFSMEQELADWSELQYDLLALIARRLNLIEDYLNFGSVCKSWHSVSTKDNFNNYLCRAPWLMLAEEEDDDGNSIRKFFSLYNGMILNKRIPKARRKRCMESMGWLIMIGEEEGEISMLHPFSGVEIELPHQNTTVEYNRYRTGLKMYFFYKAVLSSSPSHTSDYILVVIEGAFKFLSFWRPGDIRWTRLKFQGTDRVGTAFYDLIYFNGQIYALDYSGILIVFDVADAVGTQPTKYHIVAHMPLPPQLRREQLYIVESLGSLFVILRDGVHLRLPKDDRDRIPLKLIPDDDDDDDDYTYGTTNFRVFQVDSAAGIMTETRELGDTTFFLAYEEGGGLDMGVFNLADGSIQPHYNGVSLSRFCPPTWVTPTLY from the exons ATGGCGCAAGAGTTGAATTATTTATATGCGGCTGCAGGGATGGAAACTGCTGCATCAGGTTTTTCGATGGAGCAAGAGTTGGCTGATTGGTCGGAACTTCAATATGATCTGCTTGCTCTAATTGCTAGGCGTTTGAATCTCATTGAAGACTATCTAAATTTTGGCTCTGTCTGCAAATCCTGGCACTCTGTGTCCACCAAGGACAATTTCAACAATTACCTCTGTAGAGCTCCTTGGTTGATGCTAGCGGAGGAAGAGGATGATGACGGAAATTCCATTCGGAAATTCTTCAGCCTCTATAATGGCATGATTTTGAACAAGAGAATTCCGAAAGCCCGCAGAAAACGGTGTATGGAGTCTATGGGTTGGCTTATCATGATAGGAGAAGAGGAAGGTGAAATTAGTATGCTGCATCCCTTCTCTggtgttgaaattgaattaccCCATCAAAATACCACCGTAGAATACAATCGTTACCGGACTGGCTTGAAGATGTACTTTTTTTACAAGGCAGTTTTGTCCTCTAGTCCTTCTCATACATCCGACTACATTCTCGTGGTCATTGAAGGAGCATTTAAGTTCCTAAGTTTCTGGAGACCAGGTGATATTAGATGGACTAGACTTAAATTTCAAGGAACTGATCGCGTCGGTACGGCTTTTtatgatttgatatattttaatggCCAAATTTATGCTTTGGATTATTCCGGTATTCTGATAGTTTTTGATGTTGCTGATGCTGTTGGCACCCAACCTACTAAATATCATATCGTAGCGCACATGCCACTTCCACCTCAACTTCGTCGTGAACAGTTATACATTGTAGAATCACTAGGATCATTATTTGTAATTTTGCGAGATGGTGTTCATTTAAGGTTACCCAAAGATGATCGTGACAGGATACCATTAAAGCTCATCccagatgatgatgatgatgatgatgactacACATATGGGACAACCAATTTTCGAGTTTTCCAAGTCGATTCAGCTGCTGGCATAATGACGGAAACCAGGGAATTAGGGGACACAACTTTTTTT CTAGCCTATGAAGAAGGAGGAGGGTTGGACATGGGGGTGTTCAACCTAGCAGATGGAAGCATTCAGCCGCATTACAATGGTGTTTCCCTCAGTCGTTTTTGTCCTCCAACTTGGGTAACGCCAACTCTCTATTGA
- the LOC138337044 gene encoding probable F-box protein At1g65740 isoform X1 codes for MAQELNYLYAAAGMETAASGFSMEQELADWSELQYDLLALIARRLNLIEDYLNFGSVCKSWHSVSTKDNFNNYLCRAPWLMLAEEEDDDGNSIRKFFSLYNGMILNKRIPKARRKRCMESMGWLIMIGEEEGEISMLHPFSGVEIELPHQNTTVEYNRYRTGLKMYFFYKAVLSSSPSHTSDYILVVIEGAFKFLSFWRPGDIRWTRLKFQGTDRVGTAFYDLIYFNGQIYALDYSGILIVFDVADAVGTQPTKYHIVAHMPLPPQLRREQLYIVESLGSLFVILRDGVHLRLPKDDRDRIPLKLIPDDDDDDDDYTYGTTNFRVFQVDSAAGIMTETRELGDTTFFLAYEEGGGLDMGVFNLADGSIQPHYNGVSLSRFCPPTWVTPTLY; via the exons ATGGCGCAAGAGTTGAATTATTTATATGCGGCTGCAGGGATGGAAACTGCTGCATCAGGTTTTTCGATGGAGCAAGAGTTGGCTGATTGGTCGGAACTTCAATATGATCTGCTTGCTCTAATTGCTAGGCGTTTGAATCTCATTGAAGACTATCTAAATTTTGGCTCTGTCTGCAAATCCTGGCACTCTGTGTCCACCAAGGACAATTTCAACAATTACCTCTGTAGAGCTCCTTGGTTGATGCTAGCGGAGGAAGAGGATGATGACGGAAATTCCATTCGGAAATTCTTCAGCCTCTATAATGGCATGATTTTGAACAAGAGAATTCCGAAAGCCCGCAGAAAACGGTGTATGGAGTCTATGGGTTGGCTTATCATGATAGGAGAAGAGGAAGGTGAAATTAGTATGCTGCATCCCTTCTCTggtgttgaaattgaattaccCCATCAAAATACCACCGTAGAATACAATCGTTACCGGACTGGCTTGAAGATGTACTTTTTTTACAAGGCAGTTTTGTCCTCTAGTCCTTCTCATACATCCGACTACATTCTCGTGGTCATTGAAGGAGCATTTAAGTTCCTAAGTTTCTGGAGACCAGGTGATATTAGATGGACTAGACTTAAATTTCAAGGAACTGATCGCGTCGGTACGGCTTTTtatgatttgatatattttaatggCCAAATTTATGCTTTGGATTATTCCGGTATTCTGATAGTTTTTGATGTTGCTGATGCTGTTGGCACCCAACCTACTAAATATCATATCGTAGCGCACATGCCACTTCCACCTCAACTTCGTCGTGAACAGTTATACATTGTAGAATCACTAGGATCATTATTTGTAATTTTGCGAGATGGTGTTCATTTAAGGTTACCCAAAGATGATCGTGACAGGATACCATTAAAGCTCATCccagatgatgatgatgatgatgatgactacACATATGGGACAACCAATTTTCGAGTTTTCCAAGTCGATTCAGCTGCTGGCATAATGACGGAAACCAGGGAATTAGGGGACACAACTTTTTTTCTAG CCTATGAAGAAGGAGGAGGGTTGGACATGGGGGTGTTCAACCTAGCAGATGGAAGCATTCAGCCGCATTACAATGGTGTTTCCCTCAGTCGTTTTTGTCCTCCAACTTGGGTAACGCCAACTCTCTATTGA
- the LOC101245245 gene encoding phosphatidylinositol 4-phosphate 5-kinase 9 isoform X2, with protein sequence MLGFHLNQSLLLVWQIEIDSKFLEEENIMDYSLLLGVHYRAPQHLQSLISCSGRTTADGLEIVAEEESLEDEISPQGLVLVPRGSDDRVVVGPHVRGSRLRASSATGDAEVDLLLPGTARFQIQLGVNMPARAEYIPKEGQTQVFHEVYDVVLYLGIIDILQEYNMSKKLEHAYKSIQFDSVSISAVDPTYYSERVLEFIRKVFPTYAVAT encoded by the exons ATGCTTGGATTTCATCTAAATCAATCCTTGCTTTTGGTTTG GCAGATTGAAATTGACAGTAAATTCTTGGAGGAAGAGAACATTATGGATTACAGCCTCTTGTTAGGTGTTCATTATAGAGCACCTCAACACCTACAATCTCTCATTTCATGTAGTGGACGCACCACGGCAGATGGACTAGAAATTGTTGCAGAAGAAG AGTCTCTGGAGGATGAAATATCGCCACAGGGCCTTGTTTTGGTCCCACGTGGAAGTGATGATAGAGTCGTTGTGGGTCCTCATGTCAGAGGCAGCCGATTACGAGCGTCATCAGCTACCGGTGATGCGGAAGTGGACCTCCTCCTCCCCGGGACAGCAAG ATTCCAGATTCAGCTTGGGGTGAATATGCCAGCAAGGGCTGAGTACATACCAAAAGAAGGTCAAACACAGGTGTTCCACGAAGTATATGACGTTGTGTTATACCTCGGGATCATTGATATATTGCAAGAATACAACATGAGCAAGAAGTTAGAACATGCTTACAAATCGATTCAGTTTGATTCTGTTTCCATTTCTGCAGTTGACCCAACGTACTACTCGGAGAGGGTCTTGGAGTTCATTCGGAAGGTCTTCCCTACATATGCTGTAGCAACTTGA
- the LOC101245245 gene encoding phosphatidylinositol 4-phosphate 5-kinase 9 isoform X3 has product MLVEISYFEMQIEIDSKFLEEENIMDYSLLLGVHYRAPQHLQSLISCSGRTTADGLEIVAEEESLEDEISPQGLVLVPRGSDDRVVVGPHVRGSRLRASSATGDAEVDLLLPGTARFQIQLGVNMPARAEYIPKEGQTQVFHEVYDVVLYLGIIDILQEYNMSKKLEHAYKSIQFDSVSISAVDPTYYSERVLEFIRKVFPTYAVAT; this is encoded by the exons ATGTTGGTGGAGATTTCTTATTTCGAAAT GCAGATTGAAATTGACAGTAAATTCTTGGAGGAAGAGAACATTATGGATTACAGCCTCTTGTTAGGTGTTCATTATAGAGCACCTCAACACCTACAATCTCTCATTTCATGTAGTGGACGCACCACGGCAGATGGACTAGAAATTGTTGCAGAAGAAG AGTCTCTGGAGGATGAAATATCGCCACAGGGCCTTGTTTTGGTCCCACGTGGAAGTGATGATAGAGTCGTTGTGGGTCCTCATGTCAGAGGCAGCCGATTACGAGCGTCATCAGCTACCGGTGATGCGGAAGTGGACCTCCTCCTCCCCGGGACAGCAAG ATTCCAGATTCAGCTTGGGGTGAATATGCCAGCAAGGGCTGAGTACATACCAAAAGAAGGTCAAACACAGGTGTTCCACGAAGTATATGACGTTGTGTTATACCTCGGGATCATTGATATATTGCAAGAATACAACATGAGCAAGAAGTTAGAACATGCTTACAAATCGATTCAGTTTGATTCTGTTTCCATTTCTGCAGTTGACCCAACGTACTACTCGGAGAGGGTCTTGGAGTTCATTCGGAAGGTCTTCCCTACATATGCTGTAGCAACTTGA
- the LOC101245245 gene encoding phosphatidylinositol 4-phosphate 5-kinase 9 isoform X1: protein MLVEISYFEIIVCSYRQIEIDSKFLEEENIMDYSLLLGVHYRAPQHLQSLISCSGRTTADGLEIVAEEESLEDEISPQGLVLVPRGSDDRVVVGPHVRGSRLRASSATGDAEVDLLLPGTARFQIQLGVNMPARAEYIPKEGQTQVFHEVYDVVLYLGIIDILQEYNMSKKLEHAYKSIQFDSVSISAVDPTYYSERVLEFIRKVFPTYAVAT from the exons ATGTTGGTGGAGATTTCTTATTTCGAAAT AATCGTTTGTTCCTACAGGCAGATTGAAATTGACAGTAAATTCTTGGAGGAAGAGAACATTATGGATTACAGCCTCTTGTTAGGTGTTCATTATAGAGCACCTCAACACCTACAATCTCTCATTTCATGTAGTGGACGCACCACGGCAGATGGACTAGAAATTGTTGCAGAAGAAG AGTCTCTGGAGGATGAAATATCGCCACAGGGCCTTGTTTTGGTCCCACGTGGAAGTGATGATAGAGTCGTTGTGGGTCCTCATGTCAGAGGCAGCCGATTACGAGCGTCATCAGCTACCGGTGATGCGGAAGTGGACCTCCTCCTCCCCGGGACAGCAAG ATTCCAGATTCAGCTTGGGGTGAATATGCCAGCAAGGGCTGAGTACATACCAAAAGAAGGTCAAACACAGGTGTTCCACGAAGTATATGACGTTGTGTTATACCTCGGGATCATTGATATATTGCAAGAATACAACATGAGCAAGAAGTTAGAACATGCTTACAAATCGATTCAGTTTGATTCTGTTTCCATTTCTGCAGTTGACCCAACGTACTACTCGGAGAGGGTCTTGGAGTTCATTCGGAAGGTCTTCCCTACATATGCTGTAGCAACTTGA
- the LOC101245245 gene encoding phosphatidylinositol 4-phosphate 5-kinase 9 isoform X4, whose translation MDYSLLLGVHYRAPQHLQSLISCSGRTTADGLEIVAEEESLEDEISPQGLVLVPRGSDDRVVVGPHVRGSRLRASSATGDAEVDLLLPGTARFQIQLGVNMPARAEYIPKEGQTQVFHEVYDVVLYLGIIDILQEYNMSKKLEHAYKSIQFDSVSISAVDPTYYSERVLEFIRKVFPTYAVAT comes from the exons ATGGATTACAGCCTCTTGTTAGGTGTTCATTATAGAGCACCTCAACACCTACAATCTCTCATTTCATGTAGTGGACGCACCACGGCAGATGGACTAGAAATTGTTGCAGAAGAAG AGTCTCTGGAGGATGAAATATCGCCACAGGGCCTTGTTTTGGTCCCACGTGGAAGTGATGATAGAGTCGTTGTGGGTCCTCATGTCAGAGGCAGCCGATTACGAGCGTCATCAGCTACCGGTGATGCGGAAGTGGACCTCCTCCTCCCCGGGACAGCAAG ATTCCAGATTCAGCTTGGGGTGAATATGCCAGCAAGGGCTGAGTACATACCAAAAGAAGGTCAAACACAGGTGTTCCACGAAGTATATGACGTTGTGTTATACCTCGGGATCATTGATATATTGCAAGAATACAACATGAGCAAGAAGTTAGAACATGCTTACAAATCGATTCAGTTTGATTCTGTTTCCATTTCTGCAGTTGACCCAACGTACTACTCGGAGAGGGTCTTGGAGTTCATTCGGAAGGTCTTCCCTACATATGCTGTAGCAACTTGA